A window from Salarias fasciatus chromosome 11, fSalaFa1.1, whole genome shotgun sequence encodes these proteins:
- the LOC115397197 gene encoding V-type proton ATPase subunit C 1-A: MTEFWLISAPGEKTCQQTWDTMMAATTRTNNLSTNHKFSIPELKVGTLDVLVGLSDELAKLDSFVESVVKKVAQYMADVLEDSRDKVQENLLANGVDLVTYITRFQWDMAKYPIKQSLKNISEIISKQITQIDNDLKSRASAYNNLKGNLQNLERKNAGSLLTRSLADIVKKEDFVLDSEYLITLLVVVPKTGYTDWQKVYETLAEMVVPRSSNLLYEDNDSGLFSVTLFRKAIDDFKHKARENKFTVRDFQYNEEEMKADKEEMNRLSTDKKKQFGPLVRWLKVNFSEAFIAWIHIKALRVFVESVLRYGLPVNFQAMLLQPNKKTMKRLREVLNELYKHLDSSAAAIIDSAMDIPGLNLSQQEYYPYVYYKIDCNLLDFKV; this comes from the exons ATGACAGAGTTTTGGTTGATCTCTGCACCGGGAGAGAAGACCTGCCAACAAACATGGGACACAATGATGGCAGCCACCACACGAACCAACAACCTGTCCACCAACCACAAGTTCAGCATCCCAGAACTCAAA GTCGGAACTCTTGATGTGTTGGTTGGGCTGTCCGATGAGCTGGCCAAATTAGATTCCTTTGTTGAAAG TGTGGTGAAGAAGGTGGCTCAGTACATGGCCGACGTGCTGGAGGACAGCCGAGACAAAGTGCAAGAGAACCTGTTGGCCAATGGAG TTGATCTGGTCACCTACATTACAAGATTTCAATGGGACATGGCAAAATACCCCATAAAGCAGTCGCTTAAAAACATCTCTGAAATCATCTCAAAG caaATAACCCAGATCGACAATGACCTGAAGAGTCGAGCATCAGCTTACAATAACCTGAAGGGAAATCTGCAGAACTTGGAGAGGAAGAATGC GGGGAGCCTGCTGACCAGGAGCCTGGCTGACATTGTCAAGAAGGAAGATTTTGTACTGGATTCAGAATACCTGATCACACTGCTGGTGGTCGTACCAAA GACAGGATACACTGACTGGCAGAAAGTTTATGAAACACTCGCTGAGATGGTGGTGCCTCGATCCTCTAA TCTGCTTTATGAGGACAATGACAGCGGGCTGTTCAGCGTCACCCTGTTCAGAAAAGCTATCGACGACTTCAAACACAAAGCCAGAGAGAACAA GTTCACAGTCCGAGACTTTCAGTACaatgaggaggagatgaaggcagACAAAGAAGAGATGAACCGCCTCTCCACAGATAAGAAGAAGCAGTTT GGTCCGCTCGTCCGATGGCTGAAAGTCAACTTCAGTGAAGCCTTCATTGCTTGGATTCACATCAAAGCTCTGAGAGTCTTTGTGGAATCTGTCTTACG ATACGGGCTGCCGGTGAACTTTCAGGCCATGCTCCTGCAGCCCAACAAGAAGACCATGAAGAGACTGAGGGAGGTGCTCAACGAGCTGTACAAGCATCTGgacagcagcgccgccgccatcattGAT TCGGCGATGGACATCCCGGGCCTGAACCTGAGCCAGCAGGAGTATTATCCGTACGTCTACTACAAGATTGACTGCAACCTGCTGGATTTCAAAGTGTAA